One Deinococcus malanensis genomic region harbors:
- a CDS encoding helix-turn-helix domain-containing protein, whose product MPGWQPARYSRAQLEERRLAALEWIARGTHKNQQIADHFGGSVHTVYSWKGRLKRNGSLTSGHGGQRSSLTAHGRARGAVAHPPEGGCCASRLW is encoded by the coding sequence ATGCCCGGCTGGCAGCCCGCCCGTTATTCCCGTGCTCAACTCGAAGAGCGTCGCCTCGCGGCGCTTGAATGGATCGCACGCGGGACGCACAAGAATCAGCAGATTGCCGATCACTTCGGGGGCTCGGTGCACACCGTGTACAGCTGGAAAGGTCGGCTCAAACGAAACGGCAGTCTGACTTCAGGCCACGGTGGCCAGCGGTCCAGCCTCACGGCTCACGGCAGAGCAAGGGGAGCAGTTGCGCACCCTCCGGAGGGAGGGTGCTGTGCATCACGGCTTTGG